The following are from one region of the Halictus rubicundus isolate RS-2024b chromosome 15, iyHalRubi1_principal, whole genome shotgun sequence genome:
- the LOC143361699 gene encoding uncharacterized protein LOC143361699: protein MFANVTPKKAIAFTKYSVTLGCGWPLPSSAPKSHIYFYVIVKVLSVLFNIIVILPAFWFLWTNIDDPVLFGKGFGLAAAMCQTIVYIFVCSIQHDHFQRLIEEMTDYLENAELYEMAIFQRYVDTYSPFHGISTIGFYVAASVVVFITFFTDQQFPVLCRYPFRVDYEPVMTAIFLSHAFVAFQNVSTLSLNTLTAMLILFAAARFDIVMLELQSAVTVADLKECVKKYREVRRYAQDTIDGVQYATLNTILFSSVVLRREFLIKCEFMFVAMAELLQVFACVLPADRLIEASSGAIRSVYDVKWYERDLSVQKTVYQMLVPQKPIIVSFLFVVPQLSLSYYCSYISNVFSLFTALRLILNDQEDVTSSGIFNTTCCQDD from the exons ATGTTCGCGAACGTGACGCCGAAAAAGGCTATCGCTTTCACCAAATACAGCGTGACCTTGGGCTGCGGTTGGCCGCTGCCTTCGTCAGCTCCTAAAAGTCACATTTACTTTTATGTGATCGTGAAAGTGCTGTCTGTTTTATTCAACATTATAGTGATCTTGCCTGCGTTTTGGTTCCTTTGGACTAACATCGATGACCCAGTTCTCTTCGGCAAGGGGTTCGGCCTTGCTGCTGCTATGTGTCAGACCATCGTGTATATATTTGTCTGTAGCATTCAACACGATCATTTTCAG CGATTAATCGAGGAAATGACGGACTATTTAGAGAATGCAGAACTGTACGAAATGGCGATCTTCCAACGATACGTGGACACGTATTCTCCATTTCATGGGATCTCTACAATAGGTTTTTACGTTGCTGCGTCTGTCGTGGTGTTTATAACCTTCTTCACAGACCAGCAATTTCCTGTACTCTGCAGATACCCATTCCGCGTCGACTATGAACCTGTCATGACAGCTATTTTCCTAAGTCATGCATTCGTCGCTTTTCAAAACGTTTCAACCTTGAGCTTGAACACGCTGACAGCGATGCTGATTCTATTCGCTGCGGCAAGATTCGACATAGTGATGCTAGAGTTGCAATCGGCTGTCACCGTCGCCGATTTGAAGGAATGCGTGAAAAAGTATCGCGAAGTGAGAAG GTATGCACAGGATACCATTGACGGTGTCCAATACGCGACTTTGAACACAATACTTTTCAGTAGCGTAGTACTC CGTCGAGAGTTTTTGATAAAATGTGAATTTATGTTTGTGGCTATGGCGGAGTTGCTGCAAGTTTTTGCGTGCGTGTTGCCAGCCGATCGTCTGATAGAAGCG AGTTCAGGTGCAATTCGGAGTGTCTACGACGTGAAGTGGTACGAACGAGATTTAAGCGTGCAGAAAACAGTGTATCAGATGCTGGTGCCGCAGAAGCCGATAATCGTCAGCTTCTTATTCGTCGTTCCACAACTGTCCTTGAGTTATTACTGTTCG TACATTTCAAACGTCTTCTCCTTATTCACTGCTCTTCGTCTTATACTGAATGACCAGGAAGACGTGACGTCATCCGGCATTTTTAACACCACCTGTTGCCAGGACGATTGA